TGGGAACATCACGCCCCCTCAGATCGCCGACCTCAGCCGGATAGTGCGCTGTCAGTTCTACACTTTTCCACTCgattcatttcttctcctCATCGTTTTATGTTCTGAATTAGAGGACACATGTTTCTATCTTCTAAATCAGGAAACGCACACATAAACTCACACCTTCTTAAGAAGTAATCTCAGGAATAATGGAGACATATATTTGACGTCATCAATGCATAATTTACTATGTTTCGTTACGAAGATCATCGCCGTAGGAGTAACCATGATTTTCAGTGAATTCGTAGAACATGAGTAACAAAATCACAGAAGTACTTTTGTGTAGCTCTCACCGTAATGAGTTTGACAATACTTTATTCAATTTTGCCCCACATCCTCTGCCAGAAAGCTTGGAGATTTTATAACTCCTGAATGAAAACGTGGTCTCTGTGATTGCCTATGAGatgaaagagagagagagagagagagagagagagagagagagagagagagagagagagagagagagagagagagagagagagagagagagagagagtagaAATGTTCCCAGTTTTCAACCTATTCCATCCATGATTTCTCATTTGCAATAGCAAGTCGTTCTGGGTATTTTCCTGAATTCTCCTTTTTGTACAGCAATTATTTTACTGAATCTTTCAACGCTCTATTTCCGACACTAAATTCGGTTCATTTTCAGCGAAGTTAAAGAATCATGGATCCGTGATAAGTATGAGGCCAAAAGATTTCTACCGTCACTTCGGGTAGATGCTACTGTGGGTTCACAACTCATTGCAGCAGTAATTGCGCGCGATGTCGCAGAAGTTTCGCTGCTCTTAGCGAGAGCATCTCCAGAAGATGTGAATAGTACCGTCTCCGGAACCCGAGATCGTCGATCGCCACTACATCTAGCCTGTAGTATCGGTAGTCTCGCCATCCTACAGTTGTTGTTGTGGGTGAGTGGTGGCTTTCGTTGTCCACTGATGCACTTGAGTCTTTAAGTTCACGCTCAGGTATTCTACTGTTGCTGTTTATTTATCAAATTTGCAGAACAACGCTGACATACATGCACTGGACGAACAAGGACGATCCGGTCTCTGGTATGCTCGCAATAGCGGTTTCAAGGAGTGTGCAGATATGCTGCTAACCGCAGGACTTGACACCAATTATGGCATCCCAGCAGCAACAACCGAGTCTACCCACTCCCCTCCTCTCCTTGAGGTCacctaaatatttttttaaaacaatttcttgttttgcctCTTTCATTGTGATAGTACGGGAGTAGAAAAGGAAGGATCTGTAACTGATTGTCCTCACATTTCAGGGTACGGTGATGGGGTCGCTGTCGAACCGTGATTATTCATGCATAGGGGACGAAGTTGTACTAAGGAGGGCGCCGCCACCAGTAGCCACTCCTGCAAAACGTTCTACGAATGCCTTCGATTTGCTACCAGCTAGCATAATTTAATCACTGTCTGCCTCCGAATTTTCGGTTTCTGAGTACCGGTGTTGTATACGTCAGTTTTCGGTCGAAGTGTGCCTCCACTTCTTTTCCATGTCGCTCCTTTCAGTGAATTTCTAGTCTGACGCCTTGAAGTGTTTTGCCGCGCACAAATCGTGAGACCCAACTGTCCAGTCTGTCATTCCTTGCGATCTCTCTAGTATTTTTGGATCAGAACAGTAGATGGTTTCTCGTCGTTCGAGCTATTGCCCATTGATGACGTGTTCATAATCTTCACACCTGTTGTTCCGCTTCTTTCAGCCACATTTTCCGTACTCATATTGTTTGCGAATAGTTATAATATGCCTTGTAATTGCCATGATCTATAATGGTTCATTTCACTCGATTGCGGACGACTTGTTTAAGCGCCGTTCTTTACAGTTTTCTTCGTCTTCCTCACTTCACTACTTTTCTACTACGAAATGTAAATATATAGGATGATTAAAACTCACGTGTAAACTATTGTGTTGAAGAATTATTTGCTATGTTAAGATGTTTACGAAGCTCGTTACGTAGTGTATTTAAATGTAGAATTAAAGTAATACACTGCAGTGTGTGGCAGTTATGTATGACGTACATTTTTCCTGCAGAGAGGATATTATGAGTCATTTTGCAAGTGACAAGAAAAATACATGGCTTTACATTCGTGACTAAGATAGGTGCCGTATAAATGTATGGTGTAAAAGTTACTACAAAATGGAATGTTGTGTATAATGGTTGTTGCTTCAAAAGATGCATAAAATAGAGACGGAGATTAGgtagatagatagatattaAGGATGAAGAACAACTAAGTTAGATTTGGGGTGAACAACAATGGcatggtgattttttttctgcattactTATGCGCAGAAATACTTATTAATCAGAGATCAGTGAAGGTATTGGAAGGACCTTGCTCTTTCAAATACCTTTGGTAATGTTGATGACAATATTCTACTCAAAAAGTTCTAGTGCATAAATAGGAGGTTACTTCCATGGTTCTAGCGCTACTTATCTGAAAAACGTCCATACATGTGTAACTACAGGAGAGGGTGTACAGTGCCGGCtcctatttttgatttatccAGATAATCTGCCTTCTAAACTGAAAGTCCGTATATAAAGGTCCGGTTACATGCTCCCCATGTCGAAATCCATGCAGGTTATGTTTATACGAGTTATGCAGTCTTATCTGATGTAGACTTCCCACCATTCCTACTCCTTGTGATCGAATGATTACCTTCAACTTACTACTAACTCATTACCTTCAACTTCAACAGAAGTAAAGAGAATGATATAGGAGTTATTACTGatgaaaaacattattttaatACTCATATTTCTTATATGGTTAACAAAGCATATGGAATTCCTTCccaaatttctcgaaatatcCGTACTTTGGAAatctttctacttcttttagTTCCTATCTACTGCCTACTCACCTTGAGTACTGTTCCCTTTCCCCATAATAGTACACTAAAATTGGAAAGTTGCGGAATACATTAACAAAAATCCTTCACCATAAAGCACCATGAGATTacttagttaaaggcatcaccccacgaatctgaggtggtacagatttcaggtggagtattcgtatacggggtcatagcttatggaaagggggtggCTCCGTTGATCTCTCCCCGCATCGCTGCAGACAgctgcctccagaatgctCTTCTGtgcgacgccatctattgcaacgcgccacagTTGCCCCTCTCCCCCCGGCCTGCGATTCGCTGAAACATATTGTTGTTGGGCTACCTACATACTAGGCTACCATAGAGACTACATGTTGCCAGAACATTAGTAGATTCAACTATTCATGGTCGCAGTACAAGTGCAGTCAATGTAACTAACGAAGAGATTACTCATAGTCTTACGCTCGTTCAAGAACAAACTTacatacttagatacttagatggcccgtctccACTGGAGGTATGGGCCCCATTCGTTTTCTCCCTCGTttcgtcactcacgaaacttgagaacatccaagatgttctcaagtttcgtgagtgacgttgacgatatccttgagccgtatccagctgagctctcagctggtccatctgtatagcgaacacgtcacaccatctcgttggcgctctccctcgagggcgtttagcatctcttgggatccactctagcgttcttttagtccatctgtcgtcgattcttctcatggtgtgaccggcccatctatgttttgttttcgatacatattccgctggatagggaagacgggacattcctcttaagtcggagctacgaagaccggcaaggtgttgtgtgcgccggttaaacttcaggagacatctctcaagggctctgtgggtagtaagtagcttcctagacgtggccgcggtggctgcccacgtctccgctgcgtaacagagcgttggaagaactgtcgagtcgaacagatgggcacgaagatcttggtccgtcagttggtccgtagcttccctgacggctacGAATGCtacccatgctgctctcattcttctattcagttcttccttcaagtcgttttccatgttcatagaacgtatACTTATGGCGAAGtctccacgatttgggagtcttcaagttgtactccccCGTCCTcacagtaggcgttcttcacgaactgtgtcttcttcctgtttattcgcagtcctattctcttccctgcttcgttcaattcgttcagcatcgtttctgcttcactggtacTGCTCGATGTCGTCcacgaaacgaaggttcgaaacaaatcttccatcaacacgtatgccctttcttcccaagatagtgatttcattatgcattgcaatgcagccgtgaacagcttcggcgatatagtatcgccttgtcgtacctcTTTTCCAACGGGTATTGTGAGAGGgcagtggaaaagctgtatcctagttgtgcatcgatcgtagcaattggctaatgtcctcacatacgacgcgtccacaccttgatcgaccagcgctggcagtactgcattcgtttctacgctgtcaaaggctttctcatagtccaCGAAGATTAGAACAAGGGgaaggcggtattcccggcaaacctctatgaccctcgacaccgtctggatgtggtccaagcagctgaacccctggcggagtccagcttgttcttgaggctgggcttcatccagtgtcctagatatgcgagtgaggatgatcttggtgaatactttgtataacacgctcagcaagcatatcggacggtagttccgaaggtcctctcggtcacctttcttatagataagaacggttcgcaaggtcttccactggtgtgggatcctttctttctgaaggtaggatgtcatgtgcgctgctaagattacatgaagcggatggccaccagcccgaagaaagtctgctgatataaaatcggGTCCGgaggctgtgccaggtttcatgcttttgatagcgactcgtacttccgaagggagaatccgtggtggagcttcaccagtggggatgatcgggcttgacacaggagttgatgaacggaaaaggttcgagtagaacttctccgtaatgatttccatctcacgacgagaagacgtgcgagtcccgtcttcgctcagcaaggttgctagcggaatattatactCGCGGAGATctctgcggcacttctttaaaCTCGTtgttctttgtgctgcttgcagaatcttcttctgcctatacttcaaaagatcctcccgcaacgcttttctgcagctagtgtttgctagtaaccgctcaatgtgcgaaacattcggatcaagcctcaaagcccttcttctttctaacaattccttgatggtattcgaaattcgatccaagcttgtcgtgcgcggcttcgaggcacgctcagcacaggctcataatcctctgagcagcatctcgtagtccacgtttgggtcctccacGAAGTGCGAACTGAAGAGGATATACTTCAGATCTTCGAATCGGATGATGGGAATTTCCAACAACGCATTTTCAAATGACGAAAAGAcgtttgaatattttgaaaaatactccAAAACTATATAATTTAAGGACAGTGTTGTGACTGCACCGTTTGCTCTTAAGACAACGTAATCGATGCATCCGATACGCAGTGGCATACCATAGGCTCGAGTCGTTACAGAAACAGCTGGCTACCAACAAAGAGCAAAGGTTGTGGTACAGCAAAATATTGAACGATTACCTCAAAGATTCCAAAGTCGAAGAGGTACATGAACCACTCAAAAACGCGgctttcatttattatatGTCTTACTCTGGAGTGTGGAAaccttcaaaaacgaaaactctCAGAATCGTATTTGGTGCATCCTCAAAACAAAGAAGTAAACTGTTATTAAATGATGTAATTCACATAGGTGAATCTTTCGTTAATGAAATTCATGATATCTTTATTAACAGTCGAATCAGCAAATTTATATTAACATGCGATATCGAAGCTGCATTCACTCAGATCAGAATCGTAAACGAGCACAGAGACCTTTGTCGTTTTCTCCGGGTCAAAGACATCAGTTGCATGCCGACAAAGGACAGCATACTTGTTTACAGATTTGACCTTTCGAATTCGGCATTGCCGCATCTCCTAGTATATTGAATATGGCAATTCTTGCTTACTTAACCGCGAAGAGTACCCCACCTTCACATGAAATAGCAAGAAGCATTCATGTAGATAACATTTTATTGACAGCTGCAACTGAACAGGAAGAGAAGTATGTCGaatcaaaagaacattttcaagaaCATTGCTGTGAACATGTGCCAACTTCTCAGGTAGTAAATGAAGGAATGCATGAGAAAGACAAATCGCCTTCTGGTGATTTCAAATTCTTAGGTGTTAAATATATCACAGAAACTGATGGGCTTAACGTGAAAGTAAATCATCCATCGAAAACATTACTTACCAAGCGAGATGTGGTTAGTATAATAAATTCTGTCTACGATGCTATAGGTGTAACTGCGCGATTGCTTATCAAGTTGAAGTTGCTAATACGAGAAATCTATGACACTAGAATTAAATGGAATGACTATGTCCATCCAGTAATGACTAATAAATGGAACTCCATCTGTAAAGAGATCAATGGTGCGAGTATCAGCATTCAGAGGACAATTCTTACGAATGTGCGAAATTTTCACAGCTCAGATGCAGAAGTGCAAAACATTCACATCTCAAAAAGAGAGTTGTATTTTGTGATGCAAGCAATCTTGCGATATCAAGTTGCGCCTTCTTGCGTCATAATGACACTAACGTGGTCACGCAATTGATTAGCGGAAAGTCAAAATTGACTCCCAAAAAGTGCCGGCAAACAATTCCAAGGTTAGAAATGCTTGGAATACTCATTGGAATGGAACCGGAAAAGAGTATCTTAGAAAATCTTGATCACGATATAGGTCAATTCAATCTTGTCACTGATAGTGAAATCGCTCCACAATGGATTAATTCCTCTCGGAAATTTTTACATAGCTTTCATAACCAATCAGAAGGAccgaattgaaaaaattaggaagcGGAAAAACCAGGAACGCGAGGTCTTACATCATCTCAACTCAGCACACATAAATGGGTGAGGAGGCCGCAAAGGTTGGCAATAAAGCCATTTAGCTGGAAACTATATCAATAAAATCTATCTGTAATCTAATCTATCTATACtttgaatgaaaaagttgTGGAAGAAAtgtaaacatttgaaaatctcCATGTTGAAGAGTCTGAGGGTAATAATGATGATGCGAACTCAATGTTCGTAGATCTATCGTGATGTTCAAGCATCATTACAGCGTTACGAACTGTATCTAGAGTTGCAAAGTGCTGTACAAACGGATCAATCGATGTAATACTACCAGATTGACATCAATTGCAATATCTACAGTCTCACGCTTTGACTCGGACTCGGTAACTGGATGCTAAGAGATAAGCTTAAGAGAAATTAATCATAGCATAATTTCATAACAATATTAGCATGAAAAGACCGCAAAAACGGTTTCCGAAATAAATAATCGTAAAGGATGAAAACGGAATTATGAGATACAAATCAAGAATTCGAAACGCAAATTCAACTTTGGATACAAAAATGCTTATTTATATCGACAATGACTCTGACCACGCTAGACTCATTACTACAGATTTGCATTGCAACAATGCTCACTGTGGCAAAGATCACATTCTGTCTCTGGCTAGACAGAAATATTGGATTCTGCAGTCATCAAGAGCAATTAAGAAGTATATAAAAGATTTTACTATTTGTAAGAAATGATAAGGTATGACTTTGGAGCTCCAGAGATGCCACCACTGCCGCAGGATAGGGTGACAATAAGCAAACCGTTTCAAAACGTAGGATGTGATTTTATGGGACTATTTCTAGcaaaaaacacaaatgaaAGATGTATATATGTCTCTACACctagatgggatgaaacacTCAAACGCAGCAACTCTTTTCGGAACCcatcacagaaaatgccatgaaaatgctcctttcacatagctgccacgatcctatcgtacgaactcgaaattgtggctcgcagaactttggaggcgttttggataaacgttaaaagtccaaaaatgaatagaaaggaagagtgtataaccgtgaccaacgagctttctctgtatcaagacctttgcgggttttgatctacgggtcatatgcgggtcgcatcctaattagtactagcggagcgattttatcacgcggaggtccgctaatatcacggcaacgcggctacctagGTAAGCGCAACgatttggactcttttggttttgattttgaatgtAGCATCTTAGGTATTGAAATCAGAGCAATCCATTTGGAAGTGGTAGAAAGCTTCAGTACAGCGGCGTCTCTCAatagttttatttgatttgtaaCGTGTGGAGGTACACCTCTTTTAATGAGAACAGCCTGCGGATCAAATTCCAAACTTGgtcagaaaataattgaaaagttaTACGGAAGT
This window of the Necator americanus strain Aroian chromosome III, whole genome shotgun sequence genome carries:
- a CDS encoding hypothetical protein (NECATOR_CHRIII.G11644.T2) gives rise to the protein MENDLKEELNRRMRAAWVAFVAVREATDQLTDQDLRAHLFDSTVLPTLCYAAETWAATAATSRKLLTTHRALERCLLKFNRRTQHLAGLRSSDLRGMSRLPYPAEYVSKTKHRWAGHTMRRIDDRWTKRTLEWIPRDAKRPRGRAPTRWCDVFAIQMDQLRAQLDTAQGYRQRHSRNLRTSWMFSSFVSDETREKTNGAHTSSGDGPSKYLSM
- a CDS encoding hypothetical protein (NECATOR_CHRIII.G11644.T1), yielding MRAAWVAFVAVREATDQLTDQDLRAHLFDSTVLPTLCYAAETWAATAATSRKLLTTHRALERCLLKFNRRTQHLAGLRSSDLRGMSRLPYPAEYVSKTKHRWAGHTMRRIDDRWTKRTLEWIPRDAKRPRGRAPTRWCDVFAIQMDQLRAQLDTAQGYRQRHSRNLRTSWMFSSFVSDETREKTNGAHTSSGDGPSKYLSM
- a CDS encoding hypothetical protein (NECATOR_CHRIII.G11646.T1); its protein translation is MAILAYLTAKSTPPSHEIARSIHVDNILLTAATEQEEKYVESKEHFQEHCCEHVPTSQVVNEGMHEKDKSPSGDFKFLGVKYITETDGLNVKVNHPSKTLLTKRDVVSIINSVYDAIGVTARLLIKLKLLIREIYDTRIKWNDYVHPVMTNKWNSICKEINGASISIQRTILTNVRNFHSSDAEVQNIHISKRELYFVMQAILRYQVAPSCVIMTLTWSRN
- a CDS encoding hypothetical protein (NECATOR_CHRIII.G11645.T1); protein product: MEIITEKFYSNLFRSSTPVSSPIIPTGEAPPRILPSEVRVAIKSMKPGTASGPDFISADFLRAGGHPLHVILAAHMTSYLQKERIPHQWKTLRTVLIYKKGDREDLRNYRPICLLSVLYKVFTKIILTRISRTLDEAQPQEQAGLRQGFSCLDHIQTVSRVIEVCREYRLPLVLIFVDYEKAFDSVETNAVLPALVDQGVDASYVRTLANCYDRCTTRIQLFHCPLTIPVGKEVRQGDTISPKLFTAALQCIMKSLSWEERAYVLMEDLFRTFVSWTTSSSTSEAETMLNELNEAGKRIGLRINRKKTQFVKNAYCEDGGVQLEDSQIVETSP